From the Carya illinoinensis cultivar Pawnee chromosome 4, C.illinoinensisPawnee_v1, whole genome shotgun sequence genome, one window contains:
- the LOC122308521 gene encoding uncharacterized protein LOC122308521, whose protein sequence is MDVEGKGLKAGGSSSIPGLGSSGKRRKTCCLAVIGTTIGIVILIVILAFTVFKAKRPVTTFDDVGIKDLDFSLDIARRTVDLNVTLDVDVSVKNPNKVGFKYSNSTALLNYRGQLVGEAPLIAGDISAGETKHMNLSLTIMADRLLSNTEIFSDVTSGVLPLNTYIRLSGKVKIFLFRIHAVSSSSCDYNIHIFNRTVDNQGCKYKTKL, encoded by the coding sequence ATGGATGTGGAAGGAAAAGGTTTGAAAGCAGGTGGTTCGAGTTCAATTCCAGGTCTGGGTTCATCTGGGAAGCGCAGAAAGACTTGTTGTTTGGCGGTTATCGGCACCACTATCGGCATCGTAATATTAATTGTCATATTGGCTTTCACGGTATTCAAGGCCAAGCGTCCCGTGACAACGTTCGACGACGTAGGCATCAAAGACCTCGACTTCTCTCTCGACATTGCCAGGCGCACCGTGGACTTGAACGTCACTCTCGATGTCGATGTTTCCGTCAAGAACCCCAACAAGGTCGGCTTCAAGTATTCCAACTCCACCGCCCTCCTCAACTACAGAGGCCAGCTCGTCGGTGAAGCCCCACTTATCGCTGGTGATATATCCGCCGGCGAAACCAAGCACATGAACCTGTCGCTCACCATCATGGCCGACCGCTTGCTCTCCAACACCGAGATTTTCTCCGATGTCACCTCCGGTGTCCTGCCCCTCAATACCTACATCAGACTTTCTGGGAAAGTCAAGATTTTTTTGTTTAGAATACACGCCGTATCATCCTCATCTTGTGATTACAACATCCACATCTTCAATCGAACTGTCGACAATCAAGGCTGCAAGTATAAGACAAAACTTTAA